A genomic segment from Glycine soja cultivar W05 chromosome 18, ASM419377v2, whole genome shotgun sequence encodes:
- the LOC114395448 gene encoding chaperone protein dnaJ 11, chloroplastic-like, with amino-acid sequence MAPALNLAAGGIPLSFSSSVDRSASFPRRSSVRAVAAEAVDTQRSAASLYEVLRVERDASPTEIKSAYRSLAKLYHPDAAVQRSPETDGDGDFIQLRNAYETLSDPSARAMYDRTLAAAHGGRHRRFSNSLSRNHSSAFYTTRRWETDQCW; translated from the coding sequence ATGGCGCCAGCGCTGAACCTCGCCGCCGGAGGAATTCCGCTGAGTTTCTCTTCCTCCGTCGACCGCTCCGCCAGCTTTCCACGGCGGTCCTCGGTCCGCGCCGTCGCGGCTGAGGCGGTGGATACGCAGCGGTCGGCGGCGAGCCTTTACGAGGTGCTGCGAGTCGAGCGAGACGCATCGCCGACGGAGATCAAGTCGGCGTACCGGAGCCTCGCGAAGCTCTACCATCCCGATGCGGCGGTGCAGAGGTCACCGGAGACTGACGGCGACGGAGACTTCATTCAGCTCCGAAACGCGTACGAGACGCTGTCGGATCCGTCGGCGAGGGCGATGTACGATAGGACGCTGGCGGCGGCGCACGGCGGAAGACACCGCCGGTTTTCTAATTCGCTTAGTCGGAACCACTCGTCGGCGTTTTACACGACGCGAAGGTGGGAAACGGACCAATGCTGGTAG
- the LOC114394405 gene encoding enhancer of mRNA-decapping protein 4-like, which produces MASPNNHNSPPPIPFDMHSFFNPQPPSSSNPNPNPNPNPSSSFPPPFSPVPFHFPNFDLPLQHQHQHRSISFPTQPIPPPSNPNAGARLMALLGNPSPTPPQPPPPEFVPASSSSSPSSSAILAAASAAAAALTRLPSSKVPKGRRLVGEHVAYDVDVRLPGEVQPQLEVAPITKYGSDPNPVLGRQIAVNKSYICYGLKQGNIRVLNIHTAVRSLLRGHTQRVTDLAFFAEDVHLLASVGTDGRVYVWKISEGPDDEDKPQITANIVISLQIVGEEKVEHPQICWHCHKQEILTVGMGKHVLRIDTTKVGNGEAFVADDPLRCPVDKLIDGVQLVGTHDGEVTDLSMCQWMTNRLVSASQDGTIKIWEDRKAHPLAILRPHDGNPVFSATFFTAPHQPDHIVLITAGPQNREVKLWVSASEEGWLLPSDTESWKCTQTLELKSSAQPSKDAFFNQVAALSHAGLLLLANAQRNAIYAVHLEYGPNPESTRMDYIAEFTVTMPILSFTGTSDILPHGEHIVQVYCVQTQAIQQYALDLAQCLPPPYENMGLEKSDSSVSRDPITVEGFHSLDSSAGRTTEMSLASSASKTMLQTSSNDGGLVARYPLSSGHVEAPISREISNSNTEAKPVTLPPSCSDADIVCIPSPPLPLSPRLSLKLSDIRSPQSNLSDHVGDHPVNDYSIDRQMDTIHRNLSDPSNNNSNNDEKKMKQDDISSVLNPSVMFKQPTHLITPSEITKAGSSSETNIIDRKNEGEAKIQDVVDVGNAEVEVKVVGETRSNQSDEFGRQGSQQHPYADGKEKLFCSQASDLGIEMARDCCGMSGDAYLTEEPGQLDSTVGDSLAQPPDASEDGLQDLAKDAHEKVSDSSTSVAVPPSPVPNAKGKRQKGKISQPSGPSSSSPSACNSTDSSHEPIGNSSLPSAENAFPQFLAMQESLNQLLTMQKEMQKQMTMMVAVPVTKEGRRLEAALGRNLEKAVKSNSDALWARIQEENTKSEKLLRDRIQQVTGLISNFMNKDLPVILEKTVKKEMASVGQAVVRAMSPAVEKIISSSIVESFQRGVGDKAVNQLDKSVNSKLEATVARQIQAQFQTTGKQVLQETLKSSFETSLVPAFEMSCKAMFEQVDATFQKGMVEHSTAVQQRLESAPTSLAMTLRDSINSASSITQTLSREVLEGHRKLVTLAATRTNSGTLNTLPVQLNNGPLLHEKVEVPLDPTQELARLISERKYEEAFIGALHRSDVSIVSWLCTQVNLHGLLSMVPLPLSQGVLLSLLQQLACDINNDTPRKIVWLTDVAAAINPSDPTIAMHTRSIFEQVYQILNHQRSLPTMTGVDLSSIRLLLHVVNSMLMTCK; this is translated from the exons ATGGCTTCCCCCAACAACCACAACTCTCCACCCCCCATTCCCTTCGACATGCACTCCTTCTTCAACCCCCAACCGCCCTCTTcctctaaccctaaccctaaccctaaccctaacccttccTCCTCCTTCCCTCCGCCCTTCTCCCCCGTGCCCTTCCACTTCCCCAACTTCGACCTCCCTCTCCAGCACCAGCACCAGCACCGCTCCATCTCCTTCCCCACCCAACCCATCCCTCCCCCTTCCAACCCCAACGCCGGAGCCCGCCTCATGGCTCTCCTCGGCAACCCCTCCCCCACCCCGCCGCAACCCCCTCCGCCCGAATTCGTCcccgcctcctcctcctcctcccccTCCTCCTCCGCCATCCTCGCCGCCGCCTCCGCCGCAGCCGCGGCACTCACGCGACTCCCCAGCAGTAAGGTCCCCAAGGGCAGGCGGTTGGTCGGGGAGCACGTGGCTTACGACGTTGACGTCAGGCTGCCCGGCGAGGTCCAGCCCCAGCTCGAGGTGGCTCCGATTACCAAATACGGGTCGGATCCTAACCCGGTTCTGGGAAGGCAGATTGCGGTGAACAAGTCGTATATATGCTATGGCTTGAAACAGGGGAACATTAGGGTGCTTAATATTCACACTGCTGTCAGGTCCTTGCTCAGAGGCCACACTCAG AGGGTCACAGACTTGGCGTTCTTTGCTGAAGATGTTCATCTCTTGGCTAG TGTTGGCACAGATGGCCGTGTCTATGTGTGGAAGATCTCTGAAGGTCCAGATGATGAAGATAAGCCTCAAATTACTGCCAATATTGTTATTTCTCTTCAAATAGTGGGGGAGGAGAAAGTTGAACATCCCCAAATTTGTTGGCACTGCCACAAACAA GAGATTTTGACAGTTGGTATGGGAAAACATGTTTTAAGGATTGATACCACAAAAGTTGGAAATGGTGAAGCCTTTGTGGCAGATGATCCTCTGAGATGTCCTGTGGACAAGCTCATTGATGGGGTTCAGCTGGTAGGCACACATGATGGGGAGGTGACTGATTTGTCGATGTGCCAATGGATGACGAATCGATTGGTATCTGCGTCACAGGATGGCAcg ATAAAAATCTGGGAAGATCGCAAGGCACATCCACTTGCAATTTTGAGACCACATGATGGGAATCCGGTTTTTTCTGCTACATTTTTTACTGCTCCTCATCAGCCGGATCATATTGTCCTTATCACCGCA GGACCACAAAATCGGGAAGTGAAGCTTTGGGTCTCAGCAAGTGAAGAAGGTTGGCTGCTCCCAAGTGACACTGAATCATGGAAATGCACTCAGACATTGGAGTTGAAGAGTTCAGCTCAACCTTCTAAGGATGCATTCTTTAATCAAGTTGCAGCATTGTCTCATGCAGGTCTGCTTTTACTTGCAAATGCCCAGAGGAATGCTATATATGCTGTGCATTTAGAGTATGGTCCTAATCCAGAATCAACACGCATGGATTATATAGCTGAGTTTACTGTGACAATGCCCATTCTGAGTTTTACTGGGACCAGTGATATATTGCCACATGGTGAACATATTGTTCAGGTTTATTGTGTTCAGACACAGGCTATTCAGCAGTATGCTTTGGATCTGGCTCAGTGCTTGCCTCCGCCTTACGAAAATATGGGACTAGAGAAGTCAGATTCCAGTGTTTCACGCGATCCTATTACTGTTGAAGGATTCCACTCTTTAGATTCTTCTGCAGGTAGAACAACTGAAATGTCTTTAGCCAGTTCTGCTTCAAAAACAATGTTACAAACAAGTAGTAACGATGGTGGACTTGTGGCAAGATATCCTTTGAGCTCTGGCCATGTTGAGGCACCTATTTCTAGAGAAATCAGCAATTCTAATACTGAAGCTAAACCTGTTACATTACCTCCTTCTTGTAGTGATGCTGATATTGTTTGTATTCCATCTCCACCTCTTCCTTTGAGCCCAAGGTTATCTTTGAAACTCTCCGATATCAGGAGTCCACAATCCAACTTGAGTGATCATGTTGGGGACCATCCTGTTAATGATTATTCAATAGACAGACAAATGGATACCATTCATAGGAACTTGTCTGACCCATCGAATAACAATTCAAATAATgatgagaagaaaatgaagcagGATGACATTTCTAGTGTACTTAATCCTTCTGTCATGTTTAAGCAACCAACTCATCTAATTACACCATCTGAGATCACAAAAGCTGGTTCCTCCTCTGAGACTAATATAATTGATAGgaagaatgagggagaagcAAAGATCCAGGATGTGGTTGATGTGGGTAATGCTGAAGTGGAAGTGAAAGTGGTGGGTGAGACAAGATCTAATCAAAGTGATGAATTTGGTCGGCAGGGGTCTCAACAACATCCATATGCTGAtggtaaagaaaaattattttgctcTCAGGCTTCAGATCTTGGTATTGAGATGGCCCGAGATTGCTGTGGGATGTCTGGGGACGCATACCTTACAGAGGAACCTGGGCAACTTGATTCAACAGTAGGAGACTCACTGGCTCAACCACCTGATGCCAGTGAGGATGGACTTCAAGACTTAGCAAAAGATGCCCATGAAAAGGTTTCTGACTCATCTACATCTGTGGCAGTGCCTCCATCTCCTGTGCCTAATGCAAAAGGGAAAAGACAGAAAGGTAAAATTTCTCAACCATCAGGCCCATCTTCCTCATCTCCAAGTGCGTGCAATTCAACTGATTCATCCCATGAACCAATTGGAAATTCTAGCCTCCCATCTGCTGAAAATGCTTTCCCTCAATTTCTGGCAATGCAAGAATCGCTCAATCAG TTATTGACAATGCAAAAAGAGATGCAGAAGCAGATGACAATGATGGTTGCTGTTCCAGTGACTAAAGAAGGTAGAAGGCTTGAGGCTGCCCTAGGGAGAAACCTGGAAAAAGCTGTCAAGTCCAACAGTGATGCTTTGTGGGCTCGAATTCAGGAGGAGAATacaaaaagtgaaaaattgTTACGAGACCGTATCCAGCAAGTTACAGGTTTGATTAGTAACTTTATGAATAAGGATCTACCAGTGATACTGGAGAAAACAGTAAAGAAGGAAATGGCTTCAGTTGGGCAAGCAGTAGTACGTGCTATGTCTCCTGCTGTGGAGAAAATAATATCTTCTTCTATTGTGGAGTCTTTCCAG AGAGGAGTGGGTGATAAGGCAGTGAACCAACTTGATAAATCAGTTAATTCAAAACTTGAAGCTACTGTAGCTAGGCAAATCCAAGCACAATTTCAGACAACTGGCAAGCAGGTGCTTCAG GAGACACTCAAATCCAGTTTTGAAACATCATTGGTTCCTGCATTTGAGATGTCATGTAAAGCCATGTTTGAGCAAGTGGATGCTACATTTCAGAAAGGCATGGTTGAACATTCAACTGCTGTTCAGCAACGCCTTGAATCTGCACCCACTTCGTTGGCAATGACATTAAGG GATTCCATTAATTCAGCATCATCAATTACTCAAACCTTGAGTAGAGAAGTGCTTGAGGGCCACAGAAAGCTAGTGACACTCGCAGCTACAAGAACAAACTCAGGCACATTAAATACTCTGCCTGTCCAGCTGAACAATGGTCCTTTACTTCATGAAAAG GTCGAGGTGCCTCTGGATCCCACACAAGAGCTGGCAAGGTTGATTTCTGAACGGAAATATGAGGAGGCTTTCATTGGAGCTCTACATAGAAGTGATGTATCCATTGTATCTTGGTTATGTACTCAG GTTAATTTACACGGACTTTTGTCAATGGTTCCTCTTCCTTTAAGCCAAGGTGTACTGCTTTCACTTCTTCAGCAATTGGCTTGTGATATTAACAATGATACACCGCGAAAGATTGTGTGGTTGACAGATGTGGCTGCTGCCATAAACCCGTCAGACCCAACGATTGCGATGCACACGCGATCCATCTTTGAGCAAGTCTATCAGATACTGAATCATCAACGTAGCTTGCCTACAATGACTGGAGTTGATCTCTCAAGTATCCGTCTTTTATTGCATGTCGTCAACTCCATGCTTATGACATGTAAATGA